In Triticum urartu cultivar G1812 chromosome 6, Tu2.1, whole genome shotgun sequence, the following proteins share a genomic window:
- the LOC125517527 gene encoding uncharacterized protein LOC125517527, which yields MATVHARLGCLPPPPPPRLPRRRATFSAGPRRSAAARSRVTSLRRASRLGPWTAQALSGAEPSAGVDDASEIIDAVEVEPSSNAGASLLAKVAVALGVAATVTAISIFMKQPSSGPSFSLPQIIDASAQSDTVGYTFSQFGKKVIIPEYTPGWVYFWLLMAAGFGLFVSEEALNVWVGISLARTLCLDGTWQSLVNSFSTNASYIISTVLWVYWGVCISDMVPFYLGKLFRQTRASEDIYSKLGISKDKALTVSRAIQKYGNLIGFVERFSIGVRNPTGFLAGAVGVSADCYFAGVCCGCLFTLPIQLAIGFLLREHPVVALASVAAAVGIWTVFPYAAAACTALFLYLRRRRPSS from the exons ATGGCGACGGTCCACGCGCGCTTGGGCTGCcttccgccaccgcctcctcctcgactcccccgccgccgcgccacctTCTCCGCCGGTCCCCGCCGGTCCGCCGCGGCTCGCAGTCGCGTTACGAG TTTGCGCAGGGCGTCCCGTTTGGGTCCATGGACTGCGCAGGCGCTGTCTGGGGCAGAACCTTCTGCTGGTGTCGACGATGCAAGTGAGATCATCGATGCGGTGGAAGTCGAACCTAGCAGCAATGCTGGCGCTTCCTTGCTTGCAAAAGTGGCAGTTGCACTGGGTGTTGCGGCTACGGTCACCGCGATATCCATCTTCATGAAGCAACCTTCATCTGGTCCTTCTTTCAGCCTGCCACAGATTATTGATGCTTCTGCGCAGTCAGATACTGTCGGATATACATTTTCtcagttcgggaagaaggtcatcATTCCGGAATATACACCAGG GTGGGTCTACTTCTGGTTGCTCATGGCTGCTGGATTTGGACTGTTTGTTAGTGAAGAAGCTTTAAACGTTTGG GTCGGGATCTCGTTAGCACGCACCCTTTGTTTGGATGGAACTTGGCAATCTCTTGTTAACTCGTTCTCGACGAATGCATCTTATATAATTTCTACGGTGTTGTGGGTTTACTG GGGTGTTTGTATCAGCGATATGGTACCATTCTATCTTGGTAAGCTTTTTAGACAAACAAGAGCATCTGAAGACATATACAGCAAG CTTGGAATTAGCAAGGATAAAGCCCTGACTGTATCTCGTGCTATACAAAAGTACGGGAACCTGATTGGCTTTG TTGAACGGTTTTCAATCGGCGTAAGGAATCCGACAGGATTTCTGGCAGGCGCAGTA GGCGTATCAGCAGACTGTTATTTCGCTGGAGTTTGTTGCGGCTGTCTGTTTACTCTTCCTATCCAG TTAGCGATTGGATTTCTTCTCAGAGAACACCCCGTCGTGGCGCTCGCGAGCGTTGCAGCTGCCGTG GGCATCTGGACTGTGTTCCCTTACGCGGCAGCGGCGTGCACGGCTTTGTTCCTCTACCTCCGGCGACGCAGGCCCAGCAGCTGA
- the LOC125517526 gene encoding glycerophosphodiester phosphodiesterase GDPDL6-like isoform X2: MMGMYTLDDMAGLHPQQIWVNVEFDGFYRDHNLDIEDYLLKLPKDYPIAYISSPDISFLKSIGGKLKGRAKLIFRCLADNVTETSVKKSYGEILKDLKSIKAFASGIMVPRNYVWPVNNNLYLLPPTSLVKDAHALGLEVHVGSFANDILTSYNYSYDPAAEYLQFINNPDFTVDGLMTDFPPTASGAVACLAHNEANALASNGERPLIITHNGASGVYAGCTDLAYQQAVKDGADIIDCSVRMSKDGVAFCLGSADLIASTTAATTFMTKVVTISEIQSKSGIFSFDLSWSEIQSLKPELTGPFAQAGLKRNPAAKNAGKFFTLPEFLDFAKSSNVSGILIEIEDAPYLATRGLGLVDAVSGALVNASYDKESKQQVFIESDDSSVLSAFKKFPSFKRVLTVGTIISDASKPSVDEIKEFADVVMVTRGSLVKVNGFFLTGFTNLVENLHAANLTVHVGPLKNEFTNFGFDYFADPMVEIATYSAALVVDGIVTEFPATATTYFRSPCSDPTKNLTYTIMAAAPGALVSMVPPGALPPALPPAPLLEPADVLDPPLPPVSVSGPPEAAPKVADSSSSPHSSSAGSCFLVAAGIAAFLYSGFH, encoded by the exons ATGATGGGAATGTATACACTTGATGATATGGCTGGACTCCACCCGCAACAAATTTGGGTTAATGTGGAG TTCGATGGTTTTTATAGGGATCACAATTTAGATATCGAAGATTACCTATTAAAATTACCAAAAGATTATCCTATTGCCTACATATCCTCGCCAGATATTTCATTCTTGAAAAGTATTGGTGGAAAGCTTAAGGGCAGGGCTAAGCTGATTTTTCGGTGTCTCGCTGATAATGTTACCGAGACAAGCGTCAAGAAATCATATGGAGAAATATTGAAAGATCTGAAATCCATCAAGGCTTTTGCATCAGGAATTATGGTCCCCAGGAATTATGTTTGGCCAGTGAATAACAATCTGTACTTGCTCCCACCTACCAGTTTGGTCAAAGATGCACATGCCCTAGGGCTGGAAGTGCATGTAGGATCGTTTGCCAATGATATCCTTACGAGTTACAACTACAGCTATGATCCTGCTGCGGAATACTTGCAGTTCATAAACAACCCAGACTTCACTGTAGATGGTTTGATGACTGACTTCCCGCCCACTGCATCAGGAGCTGTCG CGTGCTTGGCACATAATGAAGCAAATGCTCTTGCTTCAA ATGGAGAGAGGCCACTCATTATAACGCACAATGGCGCAAGTGGCGTCTACGCAGGCTGCACGGACCTTGCCTACCAACAAGCAGTGAAAGATGGTGCCGACATAATAGATTGCTCGGTTCGGATGTCAAAAGACGGTGTGGCCTTTTGCCTGGGCTCTGCAGATCTCATTGCCAGCACGACGGCAGCAACCACTTTCATGACAAAAGTTGTTACTATCAGTGAAATACAGAGTAAATCAGGCATTTTCTCGTTTGATCTTTCATGGAGCGAGATCCAAAGCTTGAAAC CCGAGCTTACTGGTCCATTTGCTCAGGCAGGCCTGAAAAGAAATCCTGCAGCGAAGAATGCTGGCAAATTCTTTACTTTGCCCGAATTCCTTGACTTTGCCAAAAGTAGCAATGTCTCTGGTATACTGATCGAGATAGAG GATGCTCCATACCTTGCAACCAGAGGTCTTGGCCTGGTAGATGCAGTCTCTGGTGCACTGGTCAATGCCAGCTACGACAAGGAGAGCAAGCAGCAAGTGTTCATCGAGTCAGACGACTCCTCTGTACTTTCAGCATTCAAGAAGTTCCCATCGTTTAAGCGTGTTCTCACTGTTGGCACCATAATAAGTGATGCTTCCAAGCCTTCAGTGGATGAGATCAAGGAGTTTGCGGATGTAGTGATGGTGACCCGCGGTTCGCTCGTGAAGGTCAATGGCTTCTTCCTGACAGGGTTCACTAATTTGGTGGAGAATCTGCACGCTGCAAACTTGACGGTGCACGTCGGTCCGCTCAAGAATGAGTTCACCAACTTTGGGTTCGACTACTTTGCTGATCCGATGGTCGAGATCGCCACATACTCTGCTGCATTGGTCGTCGATGGAATTGTGACCGAGTTCCCTGCCACTGCAACTACATACTTCA GGAGCCCATGCAGTGATCCGACGAAGAACCTGACCTACACAATCATGGCTGCAGCACCCGGTGCTCTGGTGAGCATGGTCCCCCCAGGCGCGCTGCCCCCAGCGCTCCCGCCAGCACCCTTGCTGGAACCCGCCGATGTTCTCGACCCGCCGCTGCCGCCTGTGTCGGTGAGCGGCCCTCCGGAGGCGGCACCCAAAGTAGCTGACAGCAGCTCCTCTCCACACAGCTCCAGTGCCGGCAGTTGCTTCCTGGTAGCAGCTGGCATTGCTGCCTTCTTGTACTCGGGCTTCCATTGA
- the LOC125517526 gene encoding glycerophosphodiester phosphodiesterase GDPDL7-like isoform X1, whose protein sequence is MGGRYPHMLLILILLHGANAAIDAPVEKWQTLDGRPPLVIARGGFSGLFPESSKFAYEFAMTASLPGVVLECDLQLSSDGVGFCRSGLTLDKSTLIAEMYPKKDKTYKLGLEDIHGWFAVDFTSDELINNVTVIQTIFSRPSTFDAMMGMYTLDDMAGLHPQQIWVNVEFDGFYRDHNLDIEDYLLKLPKDYPIAYISSPDISFLKSIGGKLKGRAKLIFRCLADNVTETSVKKSYGEILKDLKSIKAFASGIMVPRNYVWPVNNNLYLLPPTSLVKDAHALGLEVHVGSFANDILTSYNYSYDPAAEYLQFINNPDFTVDGLMTDFPPTASGAVACLAHNEANALASNGERPLIITHNGASGVYAGCTDLAYQQAVKDGADIIDCSVRMSKDGVAFCLGSADLIASTTAATTFMTKVVTISEIQSKSGIFSFDLSWSEIQSLKPELTGPFAQAGLKRNPAAKNAGKFFTLPEFLDFAKSSNVSGILIEIEDAPYLATRGLGLVDAVSGALVNASYDKESKQQVFIESDDSSVLSAFKKFPSFKRVLTVGTIISDASKPSVDEIKEFADVVMVTRGSLVKVNGFFLTGFTNLVENLHAANLTVHVGPLKNEFTNFGFDYFADPMVEIATYSAALVVDGIVTEFPATATTYFRSPCSDPTKNLTYTIMAAAPGALVSMVPPGALPPALPPAPLLEPADVLDPPLPPVSVSGPPEAAPKVADSSSSPHSSSAGSCFLVAAGIAAFLYSGFH, encoded by the exons ATGGGAGGTAGATATCCTCACATGCTTTTGATCCTCATACTCCTTCATGGAGCCAATGCCGCTATAGATGCTCCGGTAGAGAAATGGCAGACTCTGGATG GTCGTCCTCCTCTAGTCATCGCTCGTGGAGGCTTCTCTGGCTTATTTCCCGAATCAAGCAAGTTTGCGTATGAGTTTGCGATGACAGCTAGCTTGCCTGGAGTCGTTCTGGAGTGTGATCTGCAATTGTCCAGTGACGGTGTGGGCTTTTGCAGAAGTGGCTTAACGCTTGATAAGTCAACACTAATTGCTGAAATGTACCCTAAGAAGGACAAAACGTACAAGCTGGGTTTAGAAGATATTCATGGGTGGTTTGCTGTGGATTTCACCTCAGACGAGCTCATAAATAATGTCACAG TGATCCAAACTATTTTTTCTCGCCCAAGCACATTTGATGCCATGATGGGAATGTATACACTTGATGATATGGCTGGACTCCACCCGCAACAAATTTGGGTTAATGTGGAG TTCGATGGTTTTTATAGGGATCACAATTTAGATATCGAAGATTACCTATTAAAATTACCAAAAGATTATCCTATTGCCTACATATCCTCGCCAGATATTTCATTCTTGAAAAGTATTGGTGGAAAGCTTAAGGGCAGGGCTAAGCTGATTTTTCGGTGTCTCGCTGATAATGTTACCGAGACAAGCGTCAAGAAATCATATGGAGAAATATTGAAAGATCTGAAATCCATCAAGGCTTTTGCATCAGGAATTATGGTCCCCAGGAATTATGTTTGGCCAGTGAATAACAATCTGTACTTGCTCCCACCTACCAGTTTGGTCAAAGATGCACATGCCCTAGGGCTGGAAGTGCATGTAGGATCGTTTGCCAATGATATCCTTACGAGTTACAACTACAGCTATGATCCTGCTGCGGAATACTTGCAGTTCATAAACAACCCAGACTTCACTGTAGATGGTTTGATGACTGACTTCCCGCCCACTGCATCAGGAGCTGTCG CGTGCTTGGCACATAATGAAGCAAATGCTCTTGCTTCAA ATGGAGAGAGGCCACTCATTATAACGCACAATGGCGCAAGTGGCGTCTACGCAGGCTGCACGGACCTTGCCTACCAACAAGCAGTGAAAGATGGTGCCGACATAATAGATTGCTCGGTTCGGATGTCAAAAGACGGTGTGGCCTTTTGCCTGGGCTCTGCAGATCTCATTGCCAGCACGACGGCAGCAACCACTTTCATGACAAAAGTTGTTACTATCAGTGAAATACAGAGTAAATCAGGCATTTTCTCGTTTGATCTTTCATGGAGCGAGATCCAAAGCTTGAAAC CCGAGCTTACTGGTCCATTTGCTCAGGCAGGCCTGAAAAGAAATCCTGCAGCGAAGAATGCTGGCAAATTCTTTACTTTGCCCGAATTCCTTGACTTTGCCAAAAGTAGCAATGTCTCTGGTATACTGATCGAGATAGAG GATGCTCCATACCTTGCAACCAGAGGTCTTGGCCTGGTAGATGCAGTCTCTGGTGCACTGGTCAATGCCAGCTACGACAAGGAGAGCAAGCAGCAAGTGTTCATCGAGTCAGACGACTCCTCTGTACTTTCAGCATTCAAGAAGTTCCCATCGTTTAAGCGTGTTCTCACTGTTGGCACCATAATAAGTGATGCTTCCAAGCCTTCAGTGGATGAGATCAAGGAGTTTGCGGATGTAGTGATGGTGACCCGCGGTTCGCTCGTGAAGGTCAATGGCTTCTTCCTGACAGGGTTCACTAATTTGGTGGAGAATCTGCACGCTGCAAACTTGACGGTGCACGTCGGTCCGCTCAAGAATGAGTTCACCAACTTTGGGTTCGACTACTTTGCTGATCCGATGGTCGAGATCGCCACATACTCTGCTGCATTGGTCGTCGATGGAATTGTGACCGAGTTCCCTGCCACTGCAACTACATACTTCA GGAGCCCATGCAGTGATCCGACGAAGAACCTGACCTACACAATCATGGCTGCAGCACCCGGTGCTCTGGTGAGCATGGTCCCCCCAGGCGCGCTGCCCCCAGCGCTCCCGCCAGCACCCTTGCTGGAACCCGCCGATGTTCTCGACCCGCCGCTGCCGCCTGTGTCGGTGAGCGGCCCTCCGGAGGCGGCACCCAAAGTAGCTGACAGCAGCTCCTCTCCACACAGCTCCAGTGCCGGCAGTTGCTTCCTGGTAGCAGCTGGCATTGCTGCCTTCTTGTACTCGGGCTTCCATTGA
- the LOC125517528 gene encoding UPF0047 protein YjbQ-like — MAAKWAQKTVVIPAQRRGCHLITPKVLREIEGDLSGFKCGLAHLFLQHTSASLTINENYDSDVQADTETFLNKIVPEGRSAPWKHTMEGPDDMPAHIKSSMFGCALTIPITDGHLNLGTWQGIWLCEHRDHASARKIVVTLNGI; from the exons ATGGCCGCCAAGTGGGCCCAGAAGACCGTCGTCATCCCTGCCCAGCGCCGCGGCTGCCACCTCATCACCCCCAAG GTTTTGAGGGAGATTGAGGGCGATCTCTCCGGGTTCAAGTGCGGCTTGGCGCATCTGTTCC TGCAGCACACAAGTGCTTCCCTGACCATCAATGAGAACTATGACTCTGATGTACAGGCTGACACCGAAACATTCCTTAACAAAATTGTCCCAGAG GGCCGCTCTGCTCCTTGGAAGCATACTATGGAAG GACCGGATGACATGCCAGCACATATTAAATCATCAATGTTTGGTTGTGCTCTGAC AATTCCTATAACTGATGGACATCTCAACCTGGGCACTTGGCAG GGTATATGGCTGTGCGAACATCGCGATCATGCTAGTGCTCGTAAAATCGTGGTCACCCTCAACGGAATCTAA